One region of Candidatus Rokuibacteriota bacterium genomic DNA includes:
- a CDS encoding thiolase domain-containing protein, protein MRKVALVGVGVSKFGVRKASFRDLIWEAGKACFDSVPGVRPKDLEGLVVGSVMPERTAFQSHIAPLAAEALGIKPSRLSARTEHMCASGTVGLRYAYAFIAAGLADLVMVLGVEKLTQPVGEEAILNMGAGVDREWEACHGLTAPPCFALAAQHHMAKYGTTEEQMAMVSVKNHTHATRNPYAHFQKGATLEQVLCSRMIATPFRLFMCSPITDGAAAVIVASEERARDLTDKPVWILGTGQALDGFTLSSLAEDYSHWPALKRAAQDAYRMAGIGPGDVGVAEVHDCFAIAEIIAYEELGFCDKGEGGRFIEKGLSDYGGTVVVNPRGGLIGCGHPLGATGVAQAAECFWQLRGEAGLRQVPEAEIALAHNNSGM, encoded by the coding sequence ATGAGAAAGGTGGCGCTGGTCGGAGTCGGAGTCAGTAAGTTCGGGGTGCGCAAGGCCTCCTTTCGCGACCTGATCTGGGAGGCGGGGAAGGCGTGCTTCGACTCCGTCCCGGGGGTCAGGCCGAAGGACCTCGAGGGGCTTGTCGTGGGCTCGGTGATGCCGGAGCGGACGGCGTTTCAGAGCCACATCGCGCCCCTGGCTGCCGAGGCGCTGGGGATCAAGCCTTCGCGCCTCTCGGCCCGCACCGAGCACATGTGCGCGTCGGGAACCGTGGGGCTCCGCTACGCCTACGCGTTTATCGCCGCCGGGCTCGCCGACCTGGTGATGGTGCTCGGCGTCGAGAAGCTGACCCAGCCGGTGGGGGAGGAGGCGATCCTCAACATGGGAGCCGGCGTGGACCGGGAGTGGGAAGCGTGCCACGGCCTCACGGCGCCGCCCTGCTTTGCCCTGGCGGCCCAGCACCACATGGCCAAGTACGGCACCACCGAAGAGCAGATGGCCATGGTCAGCGTGAAGAACCACACCCACGCCACCCGGAACCCCTACGCCCACTTCCAGAAGGGGGCGACGCTGGAGCAGGTGCTCTGCTCGCGGATGATCGCGACGCCGTTCCGGCTCTTCATGTGCTCGCCCATTACCGACGGCGCCGCGGCGGTAATCGTTGCCTCTGAGGAACGGGCCCGCGATCTCACGGACAAGCCCGTCTGGATCCTCGGCACCGGCCAGGCGCTGGACGGCTTCACCCTCTCCTCCCTCGCCGAAGACTACTCCCACTGGCCGGCGCTCAAGCGGGCGGCTCAGGATGCCTACCGGATGGCGGGGATCGGTCCGGGCGATGTGGGCGTGGCTGAGGTCCACGACTGCTTCGCCATCGCCGAGATCATCGCCTACGAAGAGCTGGGCTTCTGTGACAAAGGTGAGGGTGGGCGCTTCATCGAGAAGGGACTCTCCGATTACGGTGGCACGGTGGTGGTCAACCCGCGCGGTGGGCTCATCGGCTGCGGCCACCCGCTCGGGGCCACCGGCGTCGCCCAGGCCGCCGAGTGCTTCTGGCAGCTCCGGGGGGAGGCTGGGTTGCGGCAGGTGCCTGAGGCCGAGATCGCCCTCGCCCACAACAACAGCGGCATG